The Benincasa hispida cultivar B227 chromosome 9, ASM972705v1, whole genome shotgun sequence genome has a segment encoding these proteins:
- the LOC120086726 gene encoding V-type proton ATPase catalytic subunit A codes for MPSVYGARLTTFEDSEKESEYGYVRKVSGPVVVADGMGGAAMYELVRVGHDNLIGEIIRLEGDSATIQVYEETAGLMVNDPVLRTHKPLSVELGPGILGNIFDGIQRPLKTIAKRSGDVYIPRGVAVPALDKDTPWDFQPKKLGEGDLLTGGDLYATVFENSLMEHHIALPPDAMGKITYIASPGQYSLKDTVLELEFQGVKKQFTMLQTWPVRTPRPVASKLAADTPLLTGQRVLDALFPSVLGGTCAIPGAFGCGKTVISQALSKYSNSDTVVYVGCGERGNEMAEVLMDFPQLTMTLPDGREESVMKRTTLVANTSNMPVAAREASIYTGITLAEYFRDMGYNVSMMADSTSRWAEALREISGRLAEMPADSGYPAYLAARLASFYERAGKVKCLGGPERTGSVTIVGAVSPPGGDFSDPVTSATLSIVQVFWGLDKKLAQRKHFPSVNWLISYSKYSSALESFYEKFDPDFINIRTKAREVLQREDDLNEIVQLVGKDALAEGDKITLETAKLLREDYLAQNAFTPYDKFCPFYKSVWMMRNIIHFYNLANQAVERGAGMDGQKITYSLIKHRLGDLFYRLVSQKFEDPAEGEAALIEKFKKLHEDLTNGFRALEDETR; via the exons ATGCCGTCCGTCTATGGAGCTCGTTTGACCACTTTTGAAGACTCTGAGAAGGAAAGCGAGTATGGATATGTTCGGAAG GTATCTGGACCAGTCGTCGTGGCAGATGGCATGGGAGGTGCAGCCATGTATGAATTGGTTCGTGTTGGTCATGATAATCTGATTGGTGAAATCATTAGGCTAGAAGGAGATTCTGCCACTATTCAGG TTTATGAGGAAACAGCTGGTTTGATGGTGAATGACCCTGTTTTACGTACTCATAAA CCTTTGTCAGTGGAGTTAGGACCTGGAATACTGGGAAATATATTTGATGGCATTCAG AGGCCATTGAAAACAATTGCAAAGAGATCAGGAGATGTCTACATTCCTCGTGGTGTCGCTGTCCCGGCACTGGACAAAGACACACCTTGGGATTTTCAACCCAAAAAACTAG GTGAGGGCGACTTATTGACAGGTGGAGACTTGTATGCA ACTGTCTTTGAGAATAGTCTAATGGAGCACCATATTGCACTTCCTCCTGATGCTATGGGGAAAATTACCTATATTGCATCACCTGGCCAATATTCATTGAAG GATACTGTTTTAGAGCTCGAGTTTCAAGGAGTTAAAAAGCAATTTACCATGCTTCAG ACTTGGCCTGTGCGTACTCCTAGACCAGTTGCGTCAAAGCTTGCAGCTGATACCCCTCTTTTGACTGGGCAG CGTGTTCTTGATGCACTCTTCCCTTCTGTTCTTGGTGGAACATGTGCCATTCCTGGAGCATTTGGTTGTGGAAAAACAGTCATTAGTCAAGCTCTCTCTAAA TATTCAAATTCCGACACCGTGGTGTATGTTGGTTGTGGAGAGAGAGGAAATGAAATGGCTGAAGTTCTCATGGATTTTCCTCAATTGACAATGACATTGCCTGATGGGCGTGAAGAATCTGTCATGAAGCGTACCACTCTTGTGGCTAACACTTCCAATATGCCGGTGGCTGCTCGTGAAGCTTCAATTTATACTG GAATTACTTTGGCCGAATACTTCAGAGATATGGGATACAATGTAAGCATGATGGCAGATTCAACATCTCGATGGGCAGAAGCACTTCGGGAAATATCTGGACGACTG GCAGAAATGCCAGCAGATAGTGGATATCCTGCCTACCTAGCTGCACGTTTAGCCTCTTTCTATGAGCGTGCTGGTAAAGTGAAATGTCTTGGTGGGCCAGAACGAACTGGCAGTGTTACCATTGTTGGTGCAGTTTCTCCACCTGGAGGAGATTTCTCTGATCCAGTGACATCTGCTACCCTCAGTATTGTCCAG GTTTTCTGGGGTCTAGATAAGAAGCTTGCCCAGAGGAAGCACTTCCCTTCTGTGAACTGGCTAATTTCATACTCAAAATACTCTTCT GCATTGGAGTCTTTCTACGAGAAGTTTGATCCAGATTTTATTAACATCAGGACGAAGGCCCGTGAAGTTCTTCAGAGGGAAGATGACCTCAATGAAATTGTCCAA CTTGTAGGGAAGGATGCCTTGGCCGAAGGAGATAAGATTACCTTAGAGACTGCAAAGCTTTTGAGGGAGGACTATCTTGCTCAGAATGCATTTACTCC GTATGATAAATTCTGCCCCTTCTACAAGTCGGTCTGGATGATGCGTAATATCATTCATTTCTACAATTTGGCTAATCAG GCAGTAGAGAGGGGAGCGGGTATGGATGGCCAAAAGATAACATACAGTTTGATTAAGCATCGGTTGGGAGATCTGTTCTATCGCCTGGT GTCTCAGAAGTTTGAGGATCCGGCTGAAGGAGAAGCAGCTCtgattgaaaaatttaaaaagctaCATGAAGATCTGACAAATGGTTTCCGTGCTCTCGAGGACGAAACACGGTAG